In Polynucleobacter ibericus, a genomic segment contains:
- the dnaE gene encoding DNA polymerase III subunit alpha encodes MASPRFVHLRVHSEFSITDGVVRIDDAVAAAVKDEMGALAITDLSNLFGLVRFYTAARSGGIKPIAGADVWISNPQDPDQPHRLLLLVQNHSGYLNLCELLSRASLDNQSRGRAEVDSAWFSEPAAKAEDKAAKRTLSYGLIALSGARMGEIGAALLAGQEDQAKIIARRYEKLFPQSFYIEVQRSGNPQDEKQLQLACHLASELDLPVVATHPVQFMQKSDFTAHEARVCIAEGELLGNPRRAKKFNDEQYFLTQEEMEKRFADLPAALANSVEIAKRCNLSLVLGQPRLPDFPIPPGITLEDYLLQQSEVGLKRHMERNFPDAEEREKEMARYNERLVFEVKTIAQMGFPGYFLIVADFINWAKNNGVPVGPGRGSGAGSLVAYSLGITDLDPLRYNLLFERFLNPERVSMPDFDIDFCQHGRDRVIQYVKDKYGKDAVSQIATFGTMAARAAIRDVGRVLEQGYNFVDGIAKLVPNKPGQYMTIEMAKKEEKQLAEREKNEDEVRQLLSLAQQLEGMTRNVGMHAGGVLIAPGRLTDFCPLYTQESKDQDSSSVISQFDKDDVEAIGLVKFDFLGLTTLTILAAAERWIKSLHADRKDWNIGEIALDDEKAFDVLKRANTVAVFQLESRGMQGMLREAKPDRFEDIIALVALYRPGPMDLIPDFIERKHGRQKVEYPDPRIEPVLRETYGIMVYQEQVMQMAQMIGGYSLGGADMLRRAMGKKKPEEMAQHRKIFSDGAKAGGISEGKANEIYDLMERFAGYGFNKSHAAAYALLAYQTAWLKAYYPAEFMAANLSLAMDDTDKVKILYDDCLANNIRVFSPDINTGVYEFTPLRAPDAAPDSPISHVRYGLGAVRGTGEAAIESIVKARETGGPFKDLFDFCARVDRRQVNRRAIEALMRAGAFDSLYRDSVPAGGNLYDIRSTLLASLARAIEAAEQAEASIHQVSLFEVAGEENRHLPELVREPVWSEKKRLQEEKNALGLCLTGHMFDAYRDETSHFIRQPLSKVTEGKDQLIAGIITSARMLTGQRGRMMIATIDDGTAALEVTLYSEVYEPNRSWLKEDELLVAKVNVTPDKFSGGVRIVSEAVMDITGARMRFARNVHVCIDNAIDIKMLRSQINPYLMANRVRDPKQGAHAPAAPGSNEGMKGLMLTAAVTTSGGACLMQFPEELRIYPDDACLHGLNQILASKQKDPVQIQYH; translated from the coding sequence ATGGCTTCACCCCGTTTTGTACATCTTCGCGTCCATTCCGAGTTTTCGATTACGGATGGAGTCGTGCGCATTGACGATGCAGTCGCTGCTGCCGTTAAGGATGAGATGGGCGCCTTGGCTATTACTGATTTAAGTAATTTATTTGGTTTAGTGCGTTTCTATACCGCCGCCCGCTCTGGTGGCATTAAGCCTATTGCTGGAGCTGATGTTTGGATCAGCAATCCTCAAGATCCCGACCAACCCCATCGTTTATTGCTGCTCGTACAAAACCATTCTGGCTATCTCAATTTATGCGAATTACTCAGTAGGGCTTCTTTAGATAATCAATCGCGTGGCCGTGCTGAAGTGGATTCAGCTTGGTTCAGTGAGCCTGCTGCCAAAGCGGAAGATAAAGCAGCCAAACGAACACTCTCTTATGGCTTGATTGCGCTCTCTGGTGCGCGCATGGGCGAGATTGGAGCTGCTTTATTGGCCGGGCAAGAAGATCAAGCCAAGATTATTGCGAGACGTTACGAAAAGCTTTTCCCTCAGTCTTTTTACATTGAGGTACAACGTAGCGGCAATCCTCAAGATGAAAAGCAATTGCAACTTGCCTGTCATCTAGCTAGCGAGCTGGATTTACCGGTGGTGGCAACGCACCCAGTGCAGTTTATGCAAAAGAGCGACTTTACGGCCCATGAAGCCCGTGTCTGTATTGCCGAAGGCGAATTGCTGGGTAACCCGCGTCGTGCCAAAAAGTTTAATGATGAACAGTACTTCCTAACTCAGGAAGAGATGGAAAAACGTTTTGCAGATTTGCCAGCGGCATTGGCTAACTCAGTGGAAATCGCCAAGCGTTGCAATCTTTCTTTAGTGTTGGGTCAACCCCGCTTGCCAGACTTTCCAATACCACCTGGTATTACTTTGGAAGACTATTTACTGCAGCAATCCGAGGTCGGTTTGAAGCGTCACATGGAACGCAACTTCCCGGATGCGGAAGAGCGCGAAAAAGAAATGGCTCGTTATAACGAGCGGTTGGTCTTTGAAGTCAAGACAATTGCTCAAATGGGTTTTCCGGGCTACTTCTTAATCGTTGCAGACTTCATTAACTGGGCAAAGAACAATGGTGTTCCAGTAGGACCAGGTCGTGGATCGGGCGCAGGCTCTTTAGTGGCATATTCACTTGGTATTACCGATCTAGATCCATTGCGTTACAACTTGCTCTTTGAGCGCTTCTTAAATCCAGAGCGGGTATCGATGCCCGACTTTGATATCGACTTCTGCCAACACGGCCGTGACCGTGTCATTCAGTACGTAAAGGATAAGTACGGCAAGGATGCGGTGAGCCAGATTGCTACTTTTGGAACCATGGCTGCGAGAGCGGCGATTCGTGACGTAGGCCGTGTCCTCGAGCAAGGTTACAACTTCGTTGATGGCATTGCTAAGCTGGTGCCAAATAAGCCAGGTCAGTACATGACTATTGAGATGGCGAAGAAGGAAGAGAAGCAGTTAGCTGAGCGCGAAAAGAATGAAGATGAAGTGCGTCAGTTGCTCTCTTTGGCTCAGCAACTAGAAGGTATGACACGTAACGTCGGCATGCATGCGGGTGGTGTATTGATTGCTCCAGGACGTCTCACTGATTTTTGTCCTCTTTACACACAAGAGAGCAAAGATCAGGACAGTAGTTCGGTTATTAGTCAATTCGACAAGGATGACGTAGAAGCAATTGGCTTGGTGAAGTTCGACTTCCTGGGCTTGACTACCCTCACCATCTTGGCAGCAGCAGAGCGCTGGATTAAATCTTTGCATGCCGATCGTAAAGATTGGAATATCGGCGAGATTGCACTCGATGATGAAAAAGCATTTGACGTACTCAAGCGTGCTAATACCGTTGCTGTGTTCCAGCTAGAGAGCCGCGGCATGCAAGGCATGCTTCGTGAAGCTAAGCCTGACCGCTTTGAGGACATTATTGCCTTGGTAGCCTTGTATCGCCCAGGTCCAATGGATTTGATTCCTGACTTTATTGAACGTAAGCATGGTCGTCAAAAAGTAGAGTATCCAGACCCTCGTATTGAGCCCGTTCTACGTGAGACCTACGGCATCATGGTCTATCAAGAGCAGGTGATGCAAATGGCGCAGATGATTGGTGGCTACTCATTAGGTGGCGCCGATATGTTGCGTCGTGCAATGGGTAAGAAAAAGCCAGAAGAGATGGCTCAGCATCGCAAGATCTTTAGTGATGGCGCAAAAGCGGGCGGTATCTCTGAAGGTAAGGCTAACGAAATCTATGACTTGATGGAGCGATTTGCTGGCTATGGATTTAATAAATCCCACGCTGCCGCTTATGCTCTATTGGCCTATCAAACAGCTTGGCTTAAAGCGTATTACCCAGCTGAATTTATGGCAGCCAACTTATCACTCGCCATGGATGACACCGATAAGGTGAAGATTCTGTATGACGATTGCTTGGCGAATAATATTCGGGTGTTCTCACCAGACATTAATACAGGCGTCTATGAGTTCACCCCATTACGCGCACCGGATGCTGCTCCAGATTCTCCAATTAGTCATGTCCGCTACGGTTTAGGTGCGGTGCGTGGCACCGGTGAGGCTGCAATTGAATCAATTGTTAAAGCGCGTGAAACTGGTGGACCATTTAAAGATTTATTTGATTTCTGTGCGCGTGTTGATCGCCGCCAAGTGAATCGCCGCGCTATTGAAGCGCTGATGCGTGCTGGCGCTTTTGATAGCTTGTATCGCGACTCTGTTCCTGCGGGTGGCAACTTATATGACATTCGTTCTACCTTGCTAGCATCATTAGCGAGAGCAATCGAAGCAGCTGAGCAAGCTGAAGCATCGATTCACCAAGTGAGTTTGTTTGAAGTGGCTGGAGAAGAAAATCGCCATCTTCCAGAGTTGGTGCGCGAGCCTGTCTGGTCTGAGAAGAAGCGCCTGCAAGAAGAGAAGAATGCATTGGGCCTTTGTTTAACAGGCCATATGTTTGATGCCTATCGTGATGAGACTTCTCACTTTATTCGTCAGCCTTTATCAAAAGTTACTGAAGGCAAGGATCAGTTGATTGCCGGCATTATTACTTCTGCGCGGATGTTGACTGGTCAACGTGGCCGCATGATGATTGCGACGATCGATGATGGCACTGCTGCTCTAGAGGTTACCTTGTATAGCGAGGTATATGAGCCAAACCGTTCATGGCTTAAAGAAGACGAGCTTTTGGTAGCTAAGGTGAATGTGACGCCAGATAAATTCTCAGGCGGCGTGCGTATTGTGTCTGAGGCGGTAATGGATATTACTGGCGCACGTATGCGTTTTGCTCGTAATGTTCATGTATGCATTGATAACGCGATTGATATCAAGATGCTTCGTAGCCAAATCAACCCTTACCTGATGGCTAATCGAGTACGTGATCCCAAACAGGGAGCTCATGCTCCAGCTGCACCAGGATCAAATGAGGGCATGAAGGGCTTAATGTTGACTGCTGCCGTAACAACTAGTGGTGGCGCTTGTCTGATGCAATTTCCTGAAGAGCTCAGAATTTATCCGGATGATGCTTGTTTGCATGGCTTAAATCAAATTTTGGCTTCTAAGCAAAAAGATCCTGTCCAGATTCAATACCACTAA